The nucleotide sequence CACTTGTAATAGGTTGATAGAATGTACGCTCATTTTTAGCTAATACGATAATCTTATCGATTACTTCCTTGCTGAACTGTGTTTTTGTTACAAAATAAAGCTCACTATTTTTATATTTTTTTAATTGGCTTTTTGAGATTTTTTTATTTCCTACGTAAATACTTGTATTGTTTGTAAAATTAAATGTTGCCTGTGTTTTCGTTCTCACTGTTCCAAAGCGCCAGTTTAGTAAAGGATGCGCATTTTTTACATTTAGCGAATTTTTGTTTGTGTTAACCGTATTTAAATTTGCTTTATATAATTCTGTCACCATATTGGCTGTGCTCATAATCGTAATTTCAGCGATACGGGAAGTATTGGCTGTTGCAAATTTTAAGCGGACACGGTCTCCTACATAAAGTGTGCTTAAATCTACTGATGAGTTTCCTTTGAACACTTCCGTATTATTTGTCACTGTATAATTTTTCGTTGAAGAGCCATCGATTTTTACACGGATCTGCAAACCGTTCGGATCAATCTGTGTCACAGCACCGGTTACTTGTTTGCTGTTTTCGACGATTGAACCGCCTTCTACATTTGTTGAACCACGCATTTCAGTAATTTTGCCTAAGTTTAATTTAATCGTGACACTCATGCCTGCTTTAAACCCTGCAATTGTTGTCAGCGTATTATTAATATAGTATTTCTGCGTATTCGCAAGGTTAAAGGTTGCGGTTTTCCCTGCGCTGTTTTTTAATGTGACACTTTTTAATGTTCGTGTGATATTCCCTTTCTTATCTTCGGTTTCATTATAATTTGCTTTCATAAATGTATATGTATTTGATGCTTCAGCTTGCTGCCCTGTTGGTAAGATCGCTAAAGCAAAAGTAATTGCCATTAATATGGTAATGATTTTTTTAAGCAATTTTTCCGCCTCCTTCTCTCAGTAACTTTAATTCATAGCAAACGCCTGAAATATTTGTATTTTATCCCAAATATTGTTGCAGGGCCTATATTAGTGTAACAAATTTGCCGACTATTGGCATTGGTTGTCGAAATTATTTATACGGAAATATCGATTGTTTTACCTAATACGGGGTGTGACGCATCGATCACTTCGACAATTTGTTCCGCATTTTCTTGCTGAAACTCCATCATTTTTTTCGTCATGGCCAATGAAACATCTTGCATCAATTCAGTATGTTTCATCGACATCGCTAATGCAGCAATATCCAAATGTACACCTCCTATTTACCTTTATCGGCTAAATACTATGAATATCAAGTAATTATTATTATTTCTGAGAGTAAATTGGTCAAAATAAAAAACAACCCCGAAAGTTAATTCGAGGTTGCATTGTTTACATGCGTGATTCAATTTCGGCCCAAGCTTCTTCAAAGCCAAGACCTTTTTCAGAAGAAAACACAATTAATGGATCTTGCTTTTCCATTTGTAATGTTTCGCGAACAATCTTTTTATGCTTATCCCATTTCCCTTTCGGAATTTTATCGGCTTTAGTTGCGACAACTATTACCGGGATATTGTAATGCTTTAAAAAATCATACATCATGCAGTCATCTGAAGTTGGGTTATGGCGTATATCAACAATTAAGACAACTGCTTTTAACTGCTCTCGACTCATAAAGTACTGCTCGATCATTCTTCCCCATGCTGCACGTTCTGATTTTGAAACTTTTGCATAGCCGTATCCTGGTACGTCAACATAATAAAGCTGCTCTTCAATTTTATAAAAGTTCAGCTGTTGTGTTTTACCAGGTTTTGACGAAATACGCGCCATTGCTTTACGGCCAATCATACGATTGATAAACGAAGATTTGCCGACATTTGAACGACCCGCTAAAGCGAATTCAGGTAGCCCGTCTTCCGGGAACTGTTCTGGTCGGACAAAGCTGCCGATCATTTCTACGTTATGGACTTTCATTACTTATTAAAACCTCCATCTAGTGCGAGCGCAAGAACTTCTTCCGCTTGTGAAACTAGTTTAAATGTGAGTTGCTCACGAATTGTTTCAGGAATATCATCAATATCACGTTCATTGTCTTGCGGAATGATAATCGTCGTTAATCCCGCACGGTGGGCACTTAATGATTTCTCTTTTAAGCCGCCGATTGGCAGTACACGACCCCGTAATGTTACTTCTCCAGTCATTCCAATTTCGCGTTTAATTGCTTTTCCAGTTATTGCAGACACAATTGCAGTCGTCATCGTAATACCTGCTGATGGACCATCTTTTGGTACTGCGCCCTCCGGAACGTGGACATGAATATCGTGCTGATCGAAATAATCAGCATCCACACCTAAATCGTTTGTTAATGTGCGGACAAATGAAAGCGCAATTTGTGCGGATTCCTTCATTACATCGCCAAGCTTCCCTGTTAAAATTAATTTACCTTTACCAGGTGTTAATGAAACCTCGATCTGTAATGTATCTCCTCCGACTGTCGTATAGGCAAGTCCTGTAGCGACACCTACTTGGTTTTCCATTTCCGCCTGTCCATAGCGGAAGCGGTGTTTCCCAAGCATATCTACTAATACTTTAGAGTTGACCGTTACTTTTTTCTTTTCGCCAGATACGATTTTTTTCGCAGCTTTACGGCAAACAGTCGCAACTTGGCGTTCCAATCCACGAACACCAGCTTCACGTGTATAGTAACGAATTAAATCTGTAATCGCTTCGTCTTTCATTGCCATTTGCGTTTTCTTCAAACCATGTTCCTTCATCTGTTTCGGAATCAAATGGTTCTTAGTAATTTCTACTTTTTCAAATTCTGTATAACCTGCGATATTAATGACTTCCATACGATCCAGTAATGGTGCAGGAATCGTACTTAAATCATTTGCTGTTGCGATAAATAATACATCTTGCAAATTGTATGGCTCTTCAATGAAGTGATCACTGAATGTATTATTTTGCTCCGGGTCCAATACTTCAAGCATTGCAGCAGAAGGATCTCCACGGAAGTCATTTGACATTTTATCAATTTCATCAAGTAAAAATACAGGGTTTGTCGTGCCTGCTTTTTTCATCCCTTGAATAATACGTCCCGGCATTGCGCCGACATACGTACGACGGTGACCACGAATTTCAGACTCATCACGCACACCACCAAGTGAAACACGGACAAATTTACGGTCAAGGCTTTCTGCAATAGAACGCGCTAAACTCGTTTTACCTACGCCCGGAGGTCCTGCTAAACATAAAATCGGACCGCGTAATGAATTCATTAATTGACGTACTGATAAATATTCTAAAACACGCTCTTTCACTTTTTCTAACCCGTCATGATCACGGTTTAAAATTTCTTCAGCATAGGCAATATCAATACGGTCTTCCGTTTTTTCTGTCCAAGGAATCGAAACAAGCCATTCCAAGTAGTTTCGGATAACACCACTCTCTGCACTTGCAGCAGGTAACTTTTCGTAGCGATCCAGTTCTTTTAATGCAACTTTTTGTGTAGACTCCGGCATTCCGGCACTATCGATTTTTTTACGAAGTTCGGCAATTTCACCCGTTTTTCCTTCGCGATCACCAAGCTCTGTTTGAATTGCTTTCATTTGCTCACGCAGATAATACTCTTTCTGTGTGCGCTCCATCGCCTGCTTCACTTTTGTGCTGATTTTTTTCTCGAGATTTAAAATCTCCTGCTCGTCATGCAAACGAATCATTAAGTGATCTAAACGCTTCTTAATGTTCGTAATATCGAGCACTTCTTGCTTTTCATTAATTTTGAAAGGTAAATGAGAAGCAATGACATCTGCTAATCGGCCCGGTTCTTCAATATCAAGCACCGATTCGATTGTTTCCGTCGTAATTTTATTTGAAGATTTTGCGTATTTTTCGAAATACGATAACACAGTACGCATTAAAGCTTCTGTTTCCGCATCTTTGTGCAGCTCATCTTCAAATAATTCCAAATCTGCAGTTGTAAATTTACCGGAATCTTCATAACGTACCATTTCCGCACGGTTTAAACCTTCAACCAGAATACGTAATGTTCCATTCGGAAGCTTTAGCATTTGTTTTACTTTCGCTAATGTCCCCATTTTATAAAGATCTGCTTTTCCCGGTGAATCAACACGTAAATCTTTTTGAGTAACTAAAAAGATTGTACTTTCTTCAAGCATCGCATGTTCTAATGCAGCAATAGAACGTTCTCGACCCACATCAATATGTAAAACCATCGTTGGGTATACAAGAAGTCCTCTTAACGGTAAAACTGGCATATTAGTTAATTTTTTTGTCACGCGGGTATTCACCTCCATCCAAATCTTAAAAACAACCCGCAATATAAGTATGTGTTAGTTCTTTGTCAATTAAGCCTAAGCGTAACTGTGTCCAGATTTTTCCGAGTTTATGTGCTCTAAATACTGGAGCAAACCATAAATAACGCTTCAAAACCTGTAATATTCGGCGAAAATATCCGAAAAATTATGTATATACGTTTTGTAAGAAAAAGCTGACTTTGGACTTGCTTGAGAAGTCTAAGTCAGCTACATAGTTGAAATCCACCATTCAGCTATAAATTAAGCTGAAGTTTTTTTGTTGTCATCTTTTTTCAATTCAGACCCATCATCCAGAATTAATTTTGGATCTGCTTTGTCGCGAATTGTTTCAGCTGTGATGATACATTTTTTAATATCTTCACGTGAAGGCAATTCAAACATTACATCAAGCATTGTTGCTTCGATGATTGAACGTAGACCACGGGCACCTGTTTTGCGTTCGATTGCCAATTTAGCAATTTCAACAAGCGCTTCATCTTCAAATTCAAGCTCTACATCATCTAGCTCCAACATTTTTTGGTATTGTTTTGCTAAAGCGTTTTTAGGCTCAGTTAAGATTTGCACTAATGCATCAACATTCAACTGCTCTAAAGTAGCCAATACCGGTAAACGTCCGATAAATTCCGGAATTAAA is from Solibacillus isronensis and encodes:
- the lon gene encoding endopeptidase La, with translation MEVNTRVTKKLTNMPVLPLRGLLVYPTMVLHIDVGRERSIAALEHAMLEESTIFLVTQKDLRVDSPGKADLYKMGTLAKVKQMLKLPNGTLRILVEGLNRAEMVRYEDSGKFTTADLELFEDELHKDAETEALMRTVLSYFEKYAKSSNKITTETIESVLDIEEPGRLADVIASHLPFKINEKQEVLDITNIKKRLDHLMIRLHDEQEILNLEKKISTKVKQAMERTQKEYYLREQMKAIQTELGDREGKTGEIAELRKKIDSAGMPESTQKVALKELDRYEKLPAASAESGVIRNYLEWLVSIPWTEKTEDRIDIAYAEEILNRDHDGLEKVKERVLEYLSVRQLMNSLRGPILCLAGPPGVGKTSLARSIAESLDRKFVRVSLGGVRDESEIRGHRRTYVGAMPGRIIQGMKKAGTTNPVFLLDEIDKMSNDFRGDPSAAMLEVLDPEQNNTFSDHFIEEPYNLQDVLFIATANDLSTIPAPLLDRMEVINIAGYTEFEKVEITKNHLIPKQMKEHGLKKTQMAMKDEAITDLIRYYTREAGVRGLERQVATVCRKAAKKIVSGEKKKVTVNSKVLVDMLGKHRFRYGQAEMENQVGVATGLAYTTVGGDTLQIEVSLTPGKGKLILTGKLGDVMKESAQIALSFVRTLTNDLGVDADYFDQHDIHVHVPEGAVPKDGPSAGITMTTAIVSAITGKAIKREIGMTGEVTLRGRVLPIGGLKEKSLSAHRAGLTTIIIPQDNERDIDDIPETIREQLTFKLVSQAEEVLALALDGGFNK
- the yihA gene encoding ribosome biogenesis GTP-binding protein YihA/YsxC, whose amino-acid sequence is MKVHNVEMIGSFVRPEQFPEDGLPEFALAGRSNVGKSSFINRMIGRKAMARISSKPGKTQQLNFYKIEEQLYYVDVPGYGYAKVSKSERAAWGRMIEQYFMSREQLKAVVLIVDIRHNPTSDDCMMYDFLKHYNIPVIVVATKADKIPKGKWDKHKKIVRETLQMEKQDPLIVFSSEKGLGFEEAWAEIESRM
- a CDS encoding YjfB family protein; the protein is MDIAALAMSMKHTELMQDVSLAMTKKMMEFQQENAEQIVEVIDASHPVLGKTIDISV
- a CDS encoding phosphate ABC transporter ATPase; this encodes MLKKIITILMAITFALAILPTGQQAEASNTYTFMKANYNETEDKKGNITRTLKSVTLKNSAGKTATFNLANTQKYYINNTLTTIAGFKAGMSVTIKLNLGKITEMRGSTNVEGGSIVENSKQVTGAVTQIDPNGLQIRVKIDGSSTKNYTVTNNTEVFKGNSSVDLSTLYVGDRVRLKFATANTSRIAEITIMSTANMVTELYKANLNTVNTNKNSLNVKNAHPLLNWRFGTVRTKTQATFNFTNNTSIYVGNKKISKSQLKKYKNSELYFVTKTQFSKEVIDKIIVLAKNERTFYQPITSVNLGVNTLQLKNSLKLNYHNGSILIRNGRLVEPEGLIALDLAQNPISTTAFVLTDGATKSDYAHIVNITNDAYLAPNLSKYKLYFGRIDVADLDAYEVELSDLQRFDNHFWNMDKSNTSFAYSNSTIASELDGTKQFKVIPELDLDLYDNYTNSPNPYYGYFFVNDGHIEGIHFVPNEKLATLTLTGRVSSINFNTKKISVVNSSQWSKDGHWSYRFGSLSLDLSKAMVIKDGEVIDITDIHKADHVTAIARSTSEVYVLLVN